A window of Gammaproteobacteria bacterium genomic DNA:
TTGTGTGAAGATCTGGATGCGGCGCTCCAGTTCGTAATACGCGGCGCGAAAGGCGCGGTCCCGTGTCCGTTCGTCGCCTCCGACGGCGGCCGGATCGACCATTCCCCAGTGCGCGGACATGGGCTGACCCGGCCACATTGGACTTACTTCCTGTGCCGCGCTGTCGCACACGGTGAACACGAAATCCAGCGGCGGCGAATCGGGCGCGGCGAACTCGTCCCAGCTCTTGCTGCGCAGCCCTTCGACCCGCAGCTTCATGTGTTCGAACAGTCGCAGCGCCAGCGGATGTACCTCGCCTTTCGGATGGCTGCCGGCGCTGTACGCGCGGAAGCGGCCCTTGCCCAGACGATTCAGCAACACCTCGCCCATGATGCTGCGCGCCGAGTTGCCGGTGCAGAGAAACAGAACGTTGTAGGTTTTAACACTCATGACTTCGCTCGATATATCAGGGTTTTAATCGTTGCCGCACAGCCGAGCGTCGCGGCGCATTCTCCGGGGGCCGAGCGACCGTATCGCACTGCGGAATCGCGCAGTCCTCAGGCCGCCCCTGGCAACAGTTCTCGGTCAGGTAAGCGAGCACCGCGTTCATCGCCTCGAAGTCGGCCGTGTATATAATCGAACGGCCGTCGCGGCGATTACGCACCAGGCGCGCGTGTCTCAGCGCGCTTAAATGAAACGACAACGTCGCGCCCGGCAGACCCAGCCGCGCCGCGAGTTCGCCAGCGGGCGCGCCATCCGCGCCCTGCTGCATCAGATAGCGAAATACGTCCAGACGGCTCTCGTGCGCGAGCGCGCCCAACGCGGCAATGACTGATTCCTTTTCCATATTTCTAATATTGTAGAAATATGGATTGATGTCAAGCAATTTTGTGGTGGCGTTATGGCGACCTAAAGGTCCTCATGTCAGCCGGTTAGGTAGGTAGCTTCCACCTTCGTGACACATCTGGTACGTTGAGACAGATATCCACAAGGGCGCTGGTGTCATGTCCATATCAATTAAGTCGTTAGGAATCGATCAACTTGACGTAGAGGAGCGTCTAACGCTCGTCGAAGAGCTTTGGGACAGCATAGCCGCAGAGAGCGCGGCGATTCCGCTCACCGAAGCTCAACGCGCCGAGCTTGATCGCAGGATCGCCGAACACGAGGCCAATCCTGATGATGTCGTGTCCTGGGAGGAAGTTAAGGCTTCAATTATTGAACAGTTCAAGCGGTGAATCTCAAGGTCGTCTTCCGGCGCGTCGCACGGCGGGAGTTCGATGAAGCGGCGCTGTGGTACGAAGCGCGTCGTACTGGTCTTGGCGCTCGGCTCGTGTCGAAAATTGATCAGGCGGTGGCACTTGCGGCAGAAAGTCCGCAGCGTTTTCCTTACTCGGTGTTCTTTCGGGTAGAGGTTAGACGAATCGTGGTACTCGCGGTCTTTCACGCGCGCCGCGATCCTACAATCTGGCAGCAACGCGCCTAACATTCCACATATGGACTCCTTCTGACTTCCATACGAGAGTCAATTGAGCTGCATCTTGAGGGTCTCAAAGAGCAAGGGCAGTCTGCTCCACAAACTTATTCGAGCAGCGAGTTGGTTGAGATTCAAGCCGCATAACATGCGCTGCGGCCGACTGCAGTGAAAGCCTTTACTCCGTTCAAGCACGGGCGGTCCTCGGCTTAGCTGATGCGTTGAGGCTGTAGAAAAACCATAGATTGGCACACATGTAGCTGCTTCTTTGGCAACGAAAGGAGCGCTGCAATGGCCCGTTACAAGCCTGTTGATCGTCACTTATCGAAGTTGCTGCCGGTGCACTTCTCCGCGCAGATCATGCCGGGCAGTTTCGAGTACGCGGTGAACTGGCTGGTCGATCACGAGGTTGATTTGACGGTATTCGATGCGCGCTATCGCAACGATGAAACGGGTGCTTTGGCCTACGCTCCGTCGGTGCTGCTGAAGCTTGTGCTGGTGGGCTGCGCCCGCGGACTGAGCTCGTCACGCTCGCTCGAGCGTGCCTGCCGGGAGCACGTCGTCTTCATGGCGCTGACCGGCGACACACAGCCGCACTTCACCACCATCGCCTCTTTCGTCGCCAGGATGCCGAACGAGATCACGTCCGTGTTTCGTGACGTACTGCTGGTCTGCGACGAGCAGGGCCTGCTTGGCAAGGAACTGTTTGCAGTGGACGGCTGCAAGCTGCCGTCGAATGCCTCGCGCACCTGGAGCGGCACGAAGGCCGCGCTTGTGAAGAAGGCCAGCAAGATGGACATGGCTATTAGCCATCTGCTGGCAACGCACCGTCGCCAGGACGCCGGCCAGAACGAAGATGCGATGGTGATCCGTGAACGCCGGCAGCTCGAGACGCTGACGAAGAACAGCCAGAAGGTTCGAGATTGGCTGGCGGTAACTGCCGAGAAGACCAATCGCCGTGGCGAGCCGCTGAAGTCGAACATCACCGACAACGACTCGGCGACGATGAAGACCAGTCACGGCGTCGTGCAGGGTTACACCGGCGTGGCCGCAGTCGATTCCAGGGCGCGGATCGTGATGCACGCCGCTGCCTTCGGCACCGGCCAGGAGAACGGTTTGCTGCCGATGGTGCTGCAGGAAGTGCAAGCCGACTTCGCCGCCATCGGCACGGCGGACCCGCTGCTCACGGCAACGGTGCTCACCGACTCCGGCTATCACTGCGAAGCCACCCTGCAACAGCTGGCCGATGCGAACGTTGACGCCTTGATCGCCGACACCGGATTACGGTCACGGGACCCGCGCTTTGCCGACGCCTACCAGCACAAGCCCAAGGAGCAGCAGCGCAAGTCTGGCGAACGCCAATCGAAGTGGTTTCAACCAAAAGACTTCACCTACGATGCCGAGCGACAGACCTGTACCTGCCCGAACGGCCAGGCGCTGAAGCGCAGTACGCAGAATGCGGTCATCAAGGGACGGCGCGGGGTGAGCTTTGAAGGCACGCGAGAGCTATGTAGCGCCTGCCCACTAAAAGCACAGTGCATGCGCAAGCCCGATGTCAGCCCTTACCGGCAGGTCACTTTCTTCGACGGCAGCAAGGTCTGCGACACGCAC
This region includes:
- a CDS encoding addiction module protein, with the protein product MSISIKSLGIDQLDVEERLTLVEELWDSIAAESAAIPLTEAQRAELDRRIAEHEANPDDVVSWEEVKASIIEQFKR
- a CDS encoding arsenate reductase ArsC, with the translated sequence MSVKTYNVLFLCTGNSARSIMGEVLLNRLGKGRFRAYSAGSHPKGEVHPLALRLFEHMKLRVEGLRSKSWDEFAAPDSPPLDFVFTVCDSAAQEVSPMWPGQPMSAHWGMVDPAAVGGDERTRDRAFRAAYYELERRIQIFTQ
- a CDS encoding helix-turn-helix transcriptional regulator, which translates into the protein MEKESVIAALGALAHESRLDVFRYLMQQGADGAPAGELAARLGLPGATLSFHLSALRHARLVRNRRDGRSIIYTADFEAMNAVLAYLTENCCQGRPEDCAIPQCDTVARPPENAPRRSAVRQRLKP
- a CDS encoding type II toxin-antitoxin system RelE/ParE family toxin is translated as MNLKVVFRRVARREFDEAALWYEARRTGLGARLVSKIDQAVALAAESPQRFPYSVFFRVEVRRIVVLAVFHARRDPTIWQQRA